AACCGCCCCGCGCCCGCATCGCTTGGCGGGTCCGCGTCGGCCGTTTCCAGTGTGAGCGCTCCCCCATCGGGCATCGCGTCGCGGGCGTTCAGGCACAGATTCATGACCACCTGTTGGATCTGCACCGGGTCGGCGGCGACGGGGCGCAGTTCCGGGTCCGGAGCGAACCGGATCGTGATTCGTGGGTCGATGCTGCGGCGGAACAGTTCTAGTGACTCGCGCACGAGCGCGTTCAGGTCCACGACCGCGGTCCGGAGCGGCTGCCGACGGGCGAACCCGAGCATCTGTTTGGTCAGTTCCGCGGCTTGCTTGGCCGCGCGCTCGGTCGCGAGCAGTAACTCGGCCGCGTCGGACCCGGTCGCTGCGCCGCACCGGACCAGTTCGAGGTTCCCCAGGACGACAGTAAGCAAGTTGTTGAAGTCGTGAGCGATGCCGCCCGCGAGCCGGCCGACCGCTTCCATCTTCTGTGACTGGCGCAGGGCGTCTTCGAGGCGCTCCTGCTCGGTCACGTCGCGCCCGACCACAATCAGCCCGATGGTGGAACCATCATCATCCCCTCGGAGTGGGGCGACGACGGTATCGAGCAGTGCCTTGCGACCGGTCGGGTAGGTCACCCACTCCTTGCTGCGCTCAGTGCGCCCGGTCGTGATCACCATCTCCTCGGCGGCGCGCATGCGCTGTGCCCACTCGTCCGCGAATACCTCGTCGCATCGGCGCCCGACGACGTCCGCGGCCGGGTGGCCGGCGAACTCCTCGAACGCGGGGTTCCCACCGAGGAACCGGCCCTCGCGGTCTTTGTAACACACCACGTCCGGTACGGAGGCGAACAGCCCTTCGAGGAGCGTGTGCTGCTTCGCCAGCTCGCGCGTGGTCGCGTCGCGCTCGGTCACGTCGCGGTAGTTCACCACCACCGCCTGAACGCTCGGGTCGTCGAGCCGGTTCACCGCGTTCATCTCGATCGCACGCACGCCACCATCGGCCGCGATCGCGCGGTACGTGCCCGGGACGTCCTCCCCCGGGTGCCCCAGACTGTACGCGAATCGCTTGCGCGCGCCCGCAACGTCGTCCGGGTGAACGAACGCGAACGTGTTCAGTCCGGTGATCGCTTCGGGGGCGAACCCCAGAATGAGTTTCACAGCCGAGGTCGCGTACTTGATCGTCCCGCGGTCGTCGAGCAACAGAATCCCGTCGCGGCTCTTCTCTACCAGCGCGCGGAACCGCTCCTCGCTCTGGCGCACGGCGTCTTCTGCGACCCGCTGCTCGGTCACGTCGGTCACGCACCCGTCGAGGCGCGTCGGGCGCCGGTTCGCGTCGCGCACCACCTGGAGCCGGTCGCGCACCCAGCGCACCCCTCCGTCGGCAGTTTGCACGCGGTAAACCTGCTCGCAGTCGTCGCCCCAGGTGAGCAACCGGTGCAAGGTCTGTCGGTACGCCTCGCGCTCGCTCGGGTGAATGACCTCGGCCCATTTAAAGGGGTGATCGAAGAACTCGGGCGGGCGCCCCGCGATCCGGGACAGGACCGGTGAAACGTACCGGAACAGCCAACCGGAGAACACGTCCGGCCCGGGTGCGCGTTCGGCGCTCCAGAGTGCGGCCGGGGAGCTGCTCAGCACCGCGCGCAACTCGGACTCGACGCGCCGGGCCTGCGCCAGTGCCGACCGGCGCTCGCGGTCGTCACGCGCAATGATGAGGCCCAGCGGCCGCGGTGGGAGGTGCAACCGAGACACCGTGAGGCTCACCGGGAGCCACGGGCCGCTCTTCGTGCGGAGCAGAAACCCATCTTGCCCGTGGAACACGACCGTTTTGGTGAAAGCCCCCTTGAGGCGCTGGGTGCCGCCGACCGCTTCAAATCGGAACAGGTGAGTGGCGGAGAGTTGCAGCACTTCGGCCCGCGAGAACCCCGTGAGCCGGAGCGCGACCGGGTTCACCTCGAGCAGCCGGTCCGTGTCCGGGTCGAGCAGAAACAGGGCGTCCCCGATTTCGGAGAGCAGCGCCTGTGCGAGTTCCGCCTGGTCATACGCGGTCATGCGTGCCGGGACGTTGTGGGGAGGTTCGCGCCCGCGGGCGAGGGGAACCGCGGGCCGCGTGATATGGCATCCGAAGCAATATAGCTCACGCTAATTGCCCGGCTATGCACCGACATTGGAAACGGCACGGAACCGTATAAACCTCTTCGATACAAACCAACGTTCGTGTGTTCACCCAGGAAGGGGGCCGGGGCCGGATTCAATTCGCACCGAGACAATACAGTTTCTCCTCGCGCCGCCCCTTTTCTTTAATTGCGACCCGCATGAAAATGCGCCCGCCGCACACGACGGGGGTGGCGAACACTTCGTCGCCCAGTCGGTTCTCGGCCAGGATCTCAAACTCTGTGGGCGTTGCTTTGAAGACGAAAGTGCGCCCGATCTCATTCACCGCGAGGACGTGTTCACCGACCATGATCGGCGACGCGCTGAATGTACCACCGAGGCGGCCCTTCCAGACTTCGGCACCCGTGTCACTTTTCAGGCAAATGGCGTTCCCTTCGTCCATCACAGCATAAAGGTGGCCGGCGTGGAAGAGCATTGACGGCACATATACGCGAGATTTGTTCTCCCACGCGATACCGGAGCCGTCGATCTTGACCGCGGCGACGTGGTTCTTGGGGTACCCTCCGCTCGTGAAAACGTGCTTACCATCGGTCACGGTGGACGTCACACATTCAGTAGTTGCCCCTTTAATCTCCCAGTTTTCTTTGCCCGTGAGCGGGTCGAGGCTCGTGACGAGGTCGCAACCCGTGAGAACGAGTTGGTCTTTTCCGCTCACTTTCACAATGATCGGTGAGGCGTAGTTCGGCGCTTTGGGGCGTTTCCGGGTCCATACGATCTTGCCGGTTTCGCGATCAAGGCCAGCGAGTAGCCCGCTCTCCTTATTATCTGCGGTCACGAGCAGCAACGGGCCGAACACGGTCGGGGATGAGCCGAAGCCCTGGTGCAGGACGTAGTCCGTTACTTTCGTTTGCCACACTTTCTTGCCATTCAGATCGAAGGCGGTTGCGTAAACAGCCCCTCCATTTAGGAAGTTGATGTACACCCGCTCGCCGTCGCACGCGGGACTCGACGAGGCGTGCGAGCTTTTGGCGTTTCCGCCCTTCACAAAGTTCCCTTTGTGGACCTCGGTCTGCCAAAGTTGTCGACCCGTTTTGCGGTCCAAGCACAGTAACAGTTGTGCCTCGGCGTCTTGATCGGCCGTGGCGAGGAACACGCGGTCTGCCACGACAATGGGCGAACCGTGCCCGCGACCCGAGATTGGGGCCTCCCAAACCACGTTCTTGTCCTTAGACCACTCCAGTGGCACCTTTTGTCCCGGTGCCGCGATCCCATCACGTGTGAACCCGCGCCACCACGGCCAGTCCGTCGCGGCGACAGCGATCTTGTTCGACTCCATTGCCGACAGTTGCACCGCGAGTGTGGTGGCGGGAATCGACGCTAGAAACGCACGGCGGTGCATGTCAGTTCCGAGGGAAAGAGGTGGGCAACGGCTTAATAGGGAAGCGCGAGGCGCGAGTATCGGGTCGAGGGTTTTATTTCCTACTTGGACCCCGGCCCGATCTTGGTGGGCGGAATTGAGACTACGGGAACCGAATGACGAACACAAGACACCGAACTGCTGAATCAATGACGGATTTTGTCCCTTAAAGGCAGGGTGAAATCCCCCGTAGTATCCGGAGTCCGCTCACAATTTCCAAAATGGTCAAATCGCCTATTTTCCCCAGTCGAAAACGCGGTAAATGTCCAGTCTTGTTCCACTCTGAAGATTAATTATTCCGCATATTCCTTTTTTGTGGATAAATTAGGTTCCCAGTTGCGGCAGTTTCGTCTATAAACGGCACTTCACCGCGGCGCGTATGGCGCGGTGTCGCCCATCATGTGGTACACCAGGAGGTACGAGAAGGATGACCACTACGATTCTGGCTGTAATCGCCCTATCCGGTTCGCTGGTCCCCGCGGCTAAGCCCGAGTTCCAGGCCCAAACCGATTACAGTCAGGCTCTGCGGCAGGCTGCCGCCGAAGGGAAGCCGATGGCGGTGCTGATCGGGAACGGCAATGCGTTCGCCAAAGTGATGGGCGATGCGGCTCTCCCCGAAGCGACCGCGAAGCTCCTTCGCGATAAGTTCGTCTGCGTGACCGTGGACGTGAGCACTGCGGCTGGCAAGGAATTGGCCGGTCAGTTCCAACTCACCGACGGGCTGGTCATCAGCAGCGCCGGTGGGACGCACCAGGCGCTGCGGCAGTCGGGTTCGATCAGCACGAGCGACCTGACGAAGCACACCGCGACCTTCGCGAACGCGACCGGCACCCCGGCCACGACCGTGACGGTCGGCGCGCCGTACACGGTTTACCCGGCCGGCTACTCTCCGGTGTACCGCGGGACCGTCATTCAGGGCGGGTGCTCGGGCGGGAGCTGCGGGACGGTTATTCAGGGCTGCTCCGGTGGGAGCTGCGGGACGGTTATTCAGGGCGGATACTCGTTCCCGTCGATCGGTAGCTGCCCGAACGGGCGCTGCCCGACCCCGCGCTAATCGTTGACGTGTGATGCAAAAAGACACGGCCGGTGGTCTCCGACCACCGGCCGTGTCGTAGGGTCACCCTCCCGGGTGATCTCACTTGTTCGAGCCGTTCTTCACCGGCGTGCCGGACATCGTTGGGAGCGGGAGTATCGCGTCGTTGCCCGGGGCCGGAATTGGGGTCGCCGGCGCGGGAATGAGGCCATTTTCCAAGGGCATATGTAGTTCGTTCGGGCGCGAGCCACCGGGTACGACCGAGGGGAACGCCCCTCCAGGAACCACGTTGGCGGGCGTTCCAGGGGGGCAGGGGACCGGCTGGCCGGTTGCCATGTCGAAGCACCCACTGTTACGGCCGACCGTTTGCCCCGGGGCCGCGGACCGCGAGTGTGACGTGAACCACCCCGGACGCCAGTCGCTGCAATTCGACCGACAGCCCGTTTGAGCCGCAACGAGGACCGCTGCAGCGGCGATCAGAACCGACCGGCGGAGCATCGTAGAACCCTTTCGCGTGGTTGCAGCCACCTGCCGCCCGTCTCCTCCATCCCCCAACTTCACTAATTTTGCTCTGAGCCCCAATTTCCGCAACAGTCCGCGCGCAACAAATGCGCAGCGCGCAAGAACCGCGCCGGGCATATGCAGTGCAACTTGTTCGGACGAGCTAATCGACACAATAAGTGCAACAGGAAAGGTTCAGCCACTTTAACTGACGTGGAAACAGCTTCTGGCATCGCGGGTGGAAATGAAAACGCCTCCGGGTACTTCCCCGGAGGCGTTGGTGTGCGGTGGAACCGCTTACTTCTTGTCCTTGATCAGCCCGCGGAGGTGCTCCAGAGCCTTGGACAGTTGCTTGTCCTTTGCGGGGTCAACGACCGGGGGCTTCTTGCCTGCGGGCGGGATGATTTCGAG
This region of Gemmata massiliana genomic DNA includes:
- a CDS encoding thioredoxin family protein, with translation MTTTILAVIALSGSLVPAAKPEFQAQTDYSQALRQAAAEGKPMAVLIGNGNAFAKVMGDAALPEATAKLLRDKFVCVTVDVSTAAGKELAGQFQLTDGLVISSAGGTHQALRQSGSISTSDLTKHTATFANATGTPATTVTVGAPYTVYPAGYSPVYRGTVIQGGCSGGSCGTVIQGCSGGSCGTVIQGGYSFPSIGSCPNGRCPTPR
- a CDS encoding hybrid sensor histidine kinase/response regulator, translated to MTAYDQAELAQALLSEIGDALFLLDPDTDRLLEVNPVALRLTGFSRAEVLQLSATHLFRFEAVGGTQRLKGAFTKTVVFHGQDGFLLRTKSGPWLPVSLTVSRLHLPPRPLGLIIARDDRERRSALAQARRVESELRAVLSSSPAALWSAERAPGPDVFSGWLFRYVSPVLSRIAGRPPEFFDHPFKWAEVIHPSEREAYRQTLHRLLTWGDDCEQVYRVQTADGGVRWVRDRLQVVRDANRRPTRLDGCVTDVTEQRVAEDAVRQSEERFRALVEKSRDGILLLDDRGTIKYATSAVKLILGFAPEAITGLNTFAFVHPDDVAGARKRFAYSLGHPGEDVPGTYRAIAADGGVRAIEMNAVNRLDDPSVQAVVVNYRDVTERDATTRELAKQHTLLEGLFASVPDVVCYKDREGRFLGGNPAFEEFAGHPAADVVGRRCDEVFADEWAQRMRAAEEMVITTGRTERSKEWVTYPTGRKALLDTVVAPLRGDDDGSTIGLIVVGRDVTEQERLEDALRQSQKMEAVGRLAGGIAHDFNNLLTVVLGNLELVRCGAATGSDAAELLLATERAAKQAAELTKQMLGFARRQPLRTAVVDLNALVRESLELFRRSIDPRITIRFAPDPELRPVAADPVQIQQVVMNLCLNARDAMPDGGALTLETADADPPSDAGAGRFVRLSVSDTGTGMTEEVRAKIFDPFFTTKGVGQGTGLGLAVVYGVATAHGGLVEVTSAPGAGSRFDVYLPRGIASDERTGFRSEIRTDFPRGGGETVLVADDEAGVRDLARVALELSGYNVLLAGDGAEAVNAFQNANGQVKLAVLDASMPKLSGRQVFEAIRRIDPEVKVLFASGYHGGGLLPEDEPPGTRRLNKPYIPSQLAAVVQEMLTVV
- a CDS encoding outer membrane protein assembly factor BamB family protein; this encodes MHRRAFLASIPATTLAVQLSAMESNKIAVAATDWPWWRGFTRDGIAAPGQKVPLEWSKDKNVVWEAPISGRGHGSPIVVADRVFLATADQDAEAQLLLCLDRKTGRQLWQTEVHKGNFVKGGNAKSSHASSSPACDGERVYINFLNGGAVYATAFDLNGKKVWQTKVTDYVLHQGFGSSPTVFGPLLLVTADNKESGLLAGLDRETGKIVWTRKRPKAPNYASPIIVKVSGKDQLVLTGCDLVTSLDPLTGKENWEIKGATTECVTSTVTDGKHVFTSGGYPKNHVAAVKIDGSGIAWENKSRVYVPSMLFHAGHLYAVMDEGNAICLKSDTGAEVWKGRLGGTFSASPIMVGEHVLAVNEIGRTFVFKATPTEFEILAENRLGDEVFATPVVCGGRIFMRVAIKEKGRREEKLYCLGAN